The following are encoded together in the Desulfomicrobium apsheronum genome:
- a CDS encoding (2Fe-2S)-binding protein: MSELVCYCFGYTSDDIEQDVIQKGKSTIFERIMNEKKAGGCQCAEKNPKGR; the protein is encoded by the coding sequence ATGTCAGAACTCGTATGCTATTGTTTTGGCTATACATCCGACGATATTGAGCAGGATGTTATTCAAAAAGGAAAATCTACAATTTTTGAACGTATCATGAACGAAAAAAAGGCTGGTGGGTGCCAGTGTGCTGAAAAGAATCCGAAAGGTCGCTGA